CTCGATCCGTACATCAAGGCGGCCAATTCCATGCCGCGTGTGATTCTCGCGCCGATCTTCGGCGTGTGGTTCGGCCTGGGCATCTGGTCGAAGGTCGCGCTCGGTGTGACGCTGGTGTTCTTCATCGTGTTCTTCAACGTCTACCAGGGTGTGAAGGAAGTGAGCCCGGTCGTGCTGGCCAATGCGCGCATGCTGGGCGCCAATCAACGCCAGCTGCTGCGCCGCGTGTATCTGCCGAGCGCCACGAGCTGGGTGTTCTCGAGCCTGCACAACTCGGTCGGCCTGGCTTTCGTTGGCGCGGTTGTCGGCGAGTACCTGGGGTCGTCGCGCGGTGTCGGCTATCTGATTCTCCAGGCGGAAGGGACGTTCGATATCAACGCGGTCATTGCGGGCGTGCTGATCCTGACGGCGTTCGCGCTCGTGCTCGATGGACTGGTCGGCGTGGTCGAGCGGCGCTTGCTCGTGTGGCAGCCGCAGGCCGGAGAAACCGAGAAGATGTGACGCGTCTGGGCGGAGCGCGACCGAGCTGCGGTCGTCGTAAGGCATTTGCGTGGCAGGCGTGTGGCGAATTCGTGGCATGGCGGTGCCCCGTCGCTTGCGAATTCGCCGTGAATGCGTGGCGCAGCGGTGTGCATTTCCGTGCCGGAGCGGGGCTGTGGAGGGGTATTGACTGGGGGAAGACGCGGCCTAGTCATCGGGGTGGATCCGAGGGGCGGGGTGGGACGTGTTGTGGCGCCGCCGATGCCGTCAAGGCGTCATATCGGCGCACCTTTCCTCGGTTACAATTGCCGCATGCGAATCCTGCTCAGCAACGATGATGGGTATCAGGCGCCAGGCCTGGTCGCGCTCTACGAAGCGCTGAAGCCGCTTGGCGACATTACCGTGGTGGCGCCCGAACAGAACTGTAGCGGTGCGTCCAATTCTCTGACCCTGCAACGACCGCTTTCGGTGTTCAAGGCGCCTAACGGCTTTTCGTTCATCAACGGCACGCCGACCGATTGCGTGCACGTGGCCTTGACCGGCCTGCTCGACGAGCGTCCGGACATCGTTGTCTCGGGGATCAACAACGGGCAGAACATGGGCGAGGATACGCTGTACTCCGGCACCGTGGCGGCGGCCACCGAAGGGTTTCTCTTCGGCATTCCGTCGTTCGCGTTCTCTCAGGTTCACAAAGGCTGGGAACATCTGGACAGCGCCGCGCGCGTGGCTCGCGAGGTGATCGAGCGGTACATGGAGCGCCCGCTCGGCGCGCCGTTCCTGCTCAACGTCAACATTCCCAATGTGCCGTACGACCGGCTTAAGGGCGCGCTGGCGACGCGCCTCGGGAAGCGACATCAATCGCAGCCGGTCATCCGTCAGGAGAACCCGCGCGGCGAAACGATTTACTGGATCGGCCCGGCCGGCGACGCGCGCGACAGCAGCGAAGGCACCGATTTTCACGCCGTGGCGCACGATTACGTCTCGGTTACCCCCTTGCAACTGGATCTTACGCATACCGCACGGCTTGGCGTCGTGCACGATTGGCTGGCCAGCGCAAGGGTGGTCCAGCGATGACGACACCGCCCAAGCGTTTTCCCCTTCCTCTGGCCGAAGTGATGACCCGCCGGCAACGCAAGGCGCCGGCGCTCGACAAGGCGTCGCGGGCCAGTCCGGCCGGGGCGCCGCCTGCCGCGATGACGCGCGCAGCGGCTCCGGCAAGTCAAGGAAGCGGCAAGACGCCGGCGGCGGGACACAACAATGCCGGGCACAGCAGCCTGCGCCCGGCGGCCACGCCGATGGCGGGGGCGTCGGCGCGCCCCGGCGGCGCGCACGCGCCACACGCGGTTGTGCCGAAAGGCTTGGCGCGTCCAGCTTCGGCGCCCCACGCGCAACCGGCACCCCATGGGACTCATGGGGCTCATGGTGTTCACGGCACGAAGGCGCAGCAGCGGCCGGCGGCCGGTGCATCGAAGGGCACGGCGGTCGGTGTGGAGGGGCGCGCCCGTGGGGCGGCACCCAAGAAGGCATCGGCGGCCGGCGCGGCGCGCAGCGGTGCGACCGCGCCGGCCACCTCGCCTGACGGCATCGGGCTGACGTCCGAGCGCGTGCGGGCGCGAATGGCTGAACGGGTTGCCGCATCGGGCGTCAAACACGCAGGCGTGCTCGCCGCGTTGGCCACGGTGCCGCGTCATGGTTTCGTCGACGCGGCCCTTGCCAATCAGGCCTACGAGGACGCGGCGCTGCCCATCGGTCACGGCCAGACGATTTCGAAGCCGTCCGTGGTCGGACGCATGATTGAATTGCTCCTGGCGGGCGGGCGCCCGCTGGAGAAGGTGCTGGAAATCGGCACCGGTTGCGGCTATCAGGCGGCGGTGCTGTCGTGTGTGGCGCGCGACGTGTATTCCATTGAGCGGGTTCGTCCGTTACATGAGCGGGCGAAGGCCAACCTGCGGCCCCTGCGGGTGCCGAACATTCGTCTGCATTACGGCGATGGACGATTGGGTCTGCCCGCTGTTGCGCCTTTCGACGGCATTGTGATCGCGGCGGCCGGTCTGGAGATTCCGGATGCGTTGCTCGATCAGCTCGCCGTCGGTGCGCGCCTTGTCGCCCCGGTGGGCGGCGAGCAACAGATTTTGACCCTGATAGAGCGCGTCGGGGCGCGCCAATGGCGCGAGACGCAACTTGATAGGGTGTTATTCGTCCCCTTAAAATCGGGCATCATCTAAGCCCGACGGGTCTATTCTGCGGAGGATTTGAGTGAATTTGCGAGCGGGTTTCCAACAACGCGTCGCCAGTGTCCTGTTGCTGAGCATGCTGGCAGCGTGCGCGTCGCGACAAGTCGGGGCGCCGGTCGTCGACCGTACCGTAGGCGGTACGACGACTGACGGCAGTGCGGCCAGTGCCGCGCCTGTCATCGACAATACGCCGGTGCCGGCGGGCTATTACCGCGTCAAGCCGGGCGATCGCCTTTATCGCATCGCGCTGGAGAACGGCCAGAACTATCGCGATATCGCACGCTGGAACAACATCCAGAACCCTGATCAGATCGAAGTGGGTCAGGTGCTGCGCGTGAAGCCGCCCGGCGGCGACACCGGCACGCCGGTGCCGCCGCCGGTGGCAAGCACGCCGTCCACCAGCAACAACCCGGCAGCGGTGCCGCCGGCCGCCGTGCCGCCTGCCAGCGCGGCCTCGGCGGCGCCGAGCGCCGTGTCGAGCGGCGAGCTGCAGCTCTCGTGGCCTGCCAAGGGTCCGGTGGTCGGCCGTTTCGACGATTCGAAGAACAAGGGCCTGAATATCGGCGGCGAGGCGGGCAGTCCCGTGTATGCCGCCGGCGCGGGCAAGGTGGTGTACTCGGGCGCCGGTCTGCGCGGCTACGGCAACCTCGTCATCATCAAACACGACGCCACCTTCTTGACGGCGTATGCGCACAACCGCACACTGTTGGTCAAGGAAGGCGACTCCGTCACGCGGGGGCAGAAAATTGCCGAAATGGGCAACTCGGATGCGGATCGTGTCATGCTGCACTTCGAGGTGCGCCGCGACGGCAAGCCTGTGGATCCGATGAAGTATTTGCCGCCTCAATAAACTAGGCAGGGTCGAATGCTCAAGAGAAAGCGTCGTACTTCGCAAGAGGAAGACCTCGCTGCCCCGGAGCCCGATCAGGACATCGACGATCGGCAATCCCGGCAGGAAGAGGGCGTGGACGACGCTTTCGACGCGCGCGAGGCGGAGGATGACGATGTCTCGTCGTCCGATACCGCCGACGCCGGAGACGAAGGCACCGGTCGCAAGCGCAAGTCCGCCGACGCCGACGACTTCGGCACCGTGCTGCAGGCCGAATTGACGGCCGACACCGTTCAGCACTATCTCAACCGCATCAGCGTCAAGCCACTGCTCACGCCCGCCGAGGAGCTCGATTACTCCACGCGGGCGCAGGCGGGCGAGTTCGCTGCGCGTCAAGTGATGATCGAGCGCAACCTGCGCCTGGTGGTCAGCATCGCAAAGGGCTATCTCAACCGCGGCGTGCCGCTGCTCGATCTGATCGAGGAAGGCAATCTCGGTCTGATGCACGCCATCGAGAAGTTCGACCCGGGCCGTGGCTTCCGTTTCTCGACCTACGCCACGTGGTGGATCCGCCAGAGCATCGAGCGGGCCATCATGAATCAGGCGCGCACCGTGCGCCTGCCGGTTCACGTGATTCGCGAGCTCAACCAGGTGCTGCGTGCCAAACGTCATCTGGAAAAGAGCGCGGCCTATATCGATGGCGGCGAGCAGCGCGAGGCGAGCATCGAGGACATCGCCGATCTGACCGGTAAGACGCCGGAAGAAATCACCGACATCCTGGCGCTCAATGAGCACGTCGCATCGCTCGACGCGCCGCTCGAGATCGACCCGGGCAGCAGTCTGCTCGACTTGCTGTCGGACGACCACAGCGAAGCGCCGGAGCAGGAGGTGCAGCACCGCGAGCTGGAAGACCTCATGCGCTTGTGGCTTTCTCGTCTGTCGACCAAGCACCGCTATGTGGTCGAGCGTCGCTTCGGGCTCAATCGCGTGGAGCCCGCCACCCTGGAAGAGCTGGCCGACGAGATGGGGCTCACCCGCGAGCGCGTGCGTCAGATCCAGCAGGAGGCGCTGGTGAAGCTCAAGCGTTACTTCGCGTCGAACGGCGTGCGCAAGGACGCCGTCCTCTGAGCGTTGCCCGCTCCCGAGCGTTCCATAATTTCACCGTGCTCCGCGCGTGTCCGATGGCGTACGGTTGAACTTTTTCCAGAGTTTTCACATGTCCACTCCCGTACTCGTCTTCGATATTGAAACGATTCCCGACGTCGACGGCCTTCGCCGGCTCGAGCCCGCTTACGCCGATCTGTCCGACGACGCCGTGGCAGAGGCGGCGTTCGCGGCGCGCCGCGAAAAGGTCGGGCACGACTTCCTGCCATTGCATCTGCAACGTGTCGCCGCGATTTCGTGCGTCTTCCGCGACCGAGACGGTTTTCGCGTGAAGTCGCTCGGCTCGCTCGAGGATGGCGAGGCGGCGCTGGTGTCCGGCTTCTATCGGACGATCGAGAAGTACGCGCCGCAACTCGTGTCGTGGAACGGCGGAGGCTTCGACCTGCCGGTGCTGCACTATCGCGCCATGATCCACGGCATTGCGGCGCCGCGTTATTGGGACATGGGCGAGGACGATCGCGAATTCAAGTGGAACAACTACATCAGCCGCTACCATCAGCGCCATCTGGATCTGATGGATCTGCTGGCGATGTACCAGGCGCGCGCGAACGCACCGCTCGACGATCTGGCAAAGCTCTGCGGTTTTCCGGGCAAGCTGGGCATGGACGGCAGCAAGGTCTGGGAAGCGTATCGCGCGGGTAAGCTCGACGAGATCCGCAACTACTGCGAGACGGACGTCGTGAATACCTATCTCGTCTACTGTCGCTACCAGTTGATGCGCGGCGGCTTGCGTCAGGAGGCATACGAGCAGGAGATCGACTTCGTCAAGCAGTCGCTTGCCCAGGAAATCGCGCCGCACTGGAAGGAATATCTCGACGCATGGGGCTGAGCCGACAGGCTCACGGCGAATCTTGCTGAGCGGGTGTGCGTAAGCGGCGCGCGAATCGATTAAAATGCCGGGTTTGCTGTCGCACATGAGAACGAATACGTGACCCGCTCCTCCCGAAACTCGCGCGGCCGGCCCAGCGCCGAGCCTGGCATCATCGATATCGAATCGCTCGACATGGAAGCGCGCGGCGTTGGCCGCACCGCGCCCGAGGGCGAGCCGGGTACGCCGGAGTACAAACCCGGCAAAGTGATCTTCGTCGAAGGTGCGCTCCCGGGTGAGCGCGTCACTTATCTGAGCTATCGCCGCAAGCCCAAATTCGAGCAGGCCGAGGCAATCGACGTGCTGCGCGCCAGCCCCATGCGGGCCAAGCCGCAATGCCCGCATTTCGGCAAGTGCGGCGGCTGCTCGATGCAGCACCTGGAGCCACGGGCGCAGATCGCGATCAAGCAGCGCGTGCTCGAGGACAATCTGTCTCGCCTGGGCAAGGTGAAGGCCGAAGCGATGTTGCGTCCGATTCAGGGGCCGGACTGGGGCTACCGCTTCCGCGCGCGTCTGACGGTGCGCTACGTGCCGAAGAAGGGGGGCGTGCTCATTGGTTTCCACGAGCGCAAGAGCAGTTACGTCGCCGACATGGATTCGTGCGAGGTGCTGCCGCGCCACGTCTCGGACATGCTCGTGCCGCTGCGCCGGCTCGTCGAGTCGCTGTCGATTCGCGAGCGTCTGCCGCAAATCGAGCTTGCGATCGGCGCGGATGTGACGGCGCTGGTGCTGCGTATTCTCGAACCCCTCACGCCCGCGGACGAAGATATCCTGCGCGCGTTCGCCGACACCCATCGCGTCCAGTTCTGGGTGCAGTCGAAGGGCCCGGACACCGCCGTGCCGTTCTATCCGCTCGAGCCGGAATTGCACTACACGCTGCCGGAGTACCAGATCCGGATGCCGTTCAAGCCGACGGATTTCACGCAGGTCAATCATCAGATCAACCGTGTGCTCGTACATCGGGCGCTGCGCCTGCTCGAGCCGCAGTCGAACGAGCGCGTGCTCGACCTGTTCTGCGGCCTTGGCAACTTCACGCTGCCGCTCGCCCGACGTGCCGGTACGGTCATGGGCATCGAGGGCAGCACGGCACTCACCGAGCGCGCGCTGGCCAACGCGCAGCGCAACGGTGTGGCCGACCGCACGGAATTCGCCTGCCGCAACCTGTTCGATATCACCGCGGACGATATCCGCGCGCTGGGCGCTTTCGATCGCTATCTGATCGATCCGCCGCGTGAGGGAGCGCTCGCCGTATCAAAGGCGCTGGCCGAGTTGGCGCAGCAGGGCTACGAGGGGCTGCCCAGGCGCATCGTGTACGTCTCGTGCAGCCCGGCCACGCTCGCGCGCGACGCGGGGCTGCTCGTGCACGAGGCGGGTTACCGATTGACGCTGGCGGGCGTGGTGAACATGTTCCCGCACACGTCCCACGTGGAATCGATGGCCGTCTTCGAGCACGAAAGCATCGGTCAGTCGTGGGTGCCGCGTGTACGTGTCGATGAGGCGGAAGACGCCTCTGCCGACGCGGTGGACGAGGGAGTGGAAGCGATTGGCGGCGCCTCGGGCGGCGCCGGCGTAATTCACGAAGACGCTTCCTGATCACGTCGCGGCGCAGGGTCTGCCCAATGAAAAAGCCAGTCCGGAGAGGGACTGGCTTTTTGTTTGCTGCCAACGTGGCCGAGGCCTGCGTCGGCGCAGGACGTCTCTCAGTTGCGGTTGCCGCCCAGCACGCCGAGGATGGCGAGCAGGTTGGTGAAAATGTTGTACAGGTCGAGGTAGATCGCCAGCGTGGCCGTCACGTAGTTCGTCTCGCCGCCGTTCACCACGCGCTGCACGTCGAACAGGATGTAGGCCGAGAAGATGGCGATGGCCAGTACCGATACGGTGAGCATCAGAGCCGGCAGTTGCAGCCAGATGTTGGCGACCGAGGCGAGCAGAATGACCAGCACGCCCATGAACAGCCACTTGCCCAGGCCGCTGAAGTCGCGCTTGCTCACCGTGGCGATCGACGCCATCACGCCGAAGATCACTGCCGTGCCGCCAAACGCGAGCATGATCAGCGACGCGCCGTTCGAGAAGCCCAGCACGAAGCTCAGCAGGCGCGTGAGCATCAGTCCCATGAAGAACGTGAAGCCCAGCAGCAGCGCCACGCCGACACCGCTGTTCTTGAAGCGCTCGATGGCGAACATGAAACCGAAGGCGATCGCGAGGAACGCGATCACGCTGACCATCGGACTGCCCGCGAACAGCGCGAAGCCGTAAGTCACGCCCAGCCAGGCCCCGGCGATCGTCGGCAGCATCGACAGGGCTAGCAGCCAGTACGTATTGCGCAGCACCTTGTTGCGCACCTGAACGGTCGTCGCGCCGCCCGTGCCGCTATAGCCGAAACGTTGGAAATCCTGGTTCATATATTGAGTTCTCCGTGGTCTTTGCACCCGCCGGCGGAACCGGCCGGCGCCTTTTTGACGCCTACGATGCCGGCGCGTACCGGCAAATCCCCCGCAGCCGTTGGTCTGGCTCGTCGTTCAAGTTGAAGCTTACCCCGGGTTGTCCGGTAAATCACTTGGACGATTCCGGAAATTTCTGGGCAATAAACCCAAATTTCAACCCCCCGGTGTCCCGGCAGACCCTTCCATCATGGGATGGTGTCGGAATCGTCGCCTCGCATCAACTTGCCGAAAAGCCGGATCGCCCGGCCGTCCTGCGTTTGAGCGGTGTGCGTACTGTAGGTTCCATCCCCATCATAACAGCCTTCATGCTACAATTACGGGTTCATGTTGGTTATATAACTGCTTAATTTTTTGGAGTTTTTCATGGCAGTCGAACGCACTTTGTCGATTATCAAGCCCGATGCCGTTGCCAAGAACGTGATCGGCCAGATCTACAGCCGTTTCGAAGGCGCAGGCCTGAAGATCGCCGCTGCCAAGCTGGTGCACCTGTCGCGCGCTGAAGCCGAGCAGTTCTATGCCGTGCACAAGGAGCGCCCGTTCTTCAAGGATCTGGTCGACTTCATGGTCTCGGGCCCGGTCATGATCCAGGTTCTGGAAGGTGAGAACGCCATCGCGAAGAATCGCGAACTGATGGGCGCCACCGACCCGAAGAAGGCGGAGAAGGGCACGATCCGCGCCGACTTCGCCGACAGCATCGACGCCAACGCCGTGCACGGCTCGGACGCCGCTGAAACGGCCGCCGTGGAAGTGGCATTCTTCTTCCCGGGCATGAACGTCTACGCGCGCTAAGCCGCGTAGCCGCTCGATCGCAGGAAGATACCGAAGGGATGTTTGACAGACTACGGCCATGACCAACCTTACGAATCTGCTTGATTACGATCCGGACGGTCTGGCCGCCTATTGCGGCACGCTCGGCGAAAAGCCGTTCCGTGCCCGCCAGCTCCAGCGTTGGATCCATCAGATGGGTGCCGCCGATTTCGACGGCATGACCGATCTGGCGAAGTCGCTGCGCGAAAAGTTGCACACGCGTGCGACCATCGCCGCGCCGACGATCATCACCGATCACGTGTCGACCGATGGCACGCGCAAATGGCTGCTCGACGTGGGCAATGGCAACGCGGTGGAGACTGTCTACATCCCCGAGGAGACGCGTGGCACGCTGTGCGTTTCATCGCAGGCGGGCTGCGCCGTCAACTGCCGGTTCTGCTCGACCGGCAAGCAAGGTTTCTCGCGCAACCTGTCGCTTGGCGAAATCATCGGCCAATTGTGGATGGCCGAATTCGCATTGCGCCGCGATCTTGGCCGCGAAGGCAAGAACGAGCGCGTCATCACCAATGTGGTGATGATGGGGATGGGCGAGCCGCTGCTCAATTTCGACAACGTCGTGGGCGCCATGCGCCTCATGCTCGACGATAACGCCTACGGGCTGTCGCGTCGCCGCGTCACATTGTCGACGTCCGGCGTGGTGCCGATGATGGACCGTCTGGGCAAGGAACTGCCCGTGGCGCTGGCCGTCTCGTTGCACGCGCCGAACGACGCGCTGCGCGATGTGCTCGTGCCGCTCAACAAGAAATATCCGTTACGCGAACTGATGGGCGCGTGCGAACGTTACCTGGAAGTGGCGCCGCGCGATTTCATCACGTTCGAGTACTGCATGCTCGACGGTGTGAACGACACCGAAGCGCATGCGCGCGAGCTTGTCGCCCTGACGCGCGACGTGCCGTGCAAATTCAATCTGATTCCGTTCAATCCGTTTCCCGAGTCCGGCCTGTTGCGCTCGAAGGATCCGCAGATCAAGCGATTTGCGCAAATCCTGCTCGATGCGGGCCTCGTCACGACCGTGCGCAAGACGCGCGGCGATGACATTGATGCCGCGTGCGGACAACTCGCCGGAGAAGTGCAAGACCGTACACGGCTTGCGCAGCGAGGAAAATTCGGGAAAATCGCGGTCGAGGTGCGTACCGTATGAGGTTACGCATGGGCGGGCGTGGACCGTGGCGAGGGCCGTCGGCCCCGCACGTGCCGTGCCGCCCGTCGGATCAGTCTCGCACCACAGCATTCCTTGCGCGGGGCGCGTGTCGCGTCTCGCGTGATTCCGTCAGTTCCTCGCCGAATCGTCCGAAGCGCTGCGCAGATTTTCACGCCGAGCGCGCGGTCGGTGACGTAGCGGGACTGTCGTCAGCATATCCTCAGCCGCCGCGGGCGGCTGCTTACGAACGGGGGCGTATCGATGGATAACCAGAATCAGGCGGATGCAGGCGGGCAAGCCGAGGCTCAGGGCCAAGGACTGCCGCAAGAACCGGCCGCCGGATTGGCCGCGCTTGGG
The Pandoraea pulmonicola DNA segment above includes these coding regions:
- a CDS encoding ABC transporter permease produces the protein MRNRSIMRHLRLWQWLLLVAAFLVWYVLTSPTLLPAFYFDSPDKAAFFFGEPQKVLLQIWQWFASGEIYLHLGVTLLETVLAFAIGTVAGLAVGLWLALSPSAGALLDPYIKAANSMPRVILAPIFGVWFGLGIWSKVALGVTLVFFIVFFNVYQGVKEVSPVVLANARMLGANQRQLLRRVYLPSATSWVFSSLHNSVGLAFVGAVVGEYLGSSRGVGYLILQAEGTFDINAVIAGVLILTAFALVLDGLVGVVERRLLVWQPQAGETEKM
- the surE gene encoding 5'/3'-nucleotidase SurE — encoded protein: MRILLSNDDGYQAPGLVALYEALKPLGDITVVAPEQNCSGASNSLTLQRPLSVFKAPNGFSFINGTPTDCVHVALTGLLDERPDIVVSGINNGQNMGEDTLYSGTVAAATEGFLFGIPSFAFSQVHKGWEHLDSAARVAREVIERYMERPLGAPFLLNVNIPNVPYDRLKGALATRLGKRHQSQPVIRQENPRGETIYWIGPAGDARDSSEGTDFHAVAHDYVSVTPLQLDLTHTARLGVVHDWLASARVVQR
- a CDS encoding protein-L-isoaspartate(D-aspartate) O-methyltransferase, with the translated sequence MTTPPKRFPLPLAEVMTRRQRKAPALDKASRASPAGAPPAAMTRAAAPASQGSGKTPAAGHNNAGHSSLRPAATPMAGASARPGGAHAPHAVVPKGLARPASAPHAQPAPHGTHGAHGVHGTKAQQRPAAGASKGTAVGVEGRARGAAPKKASAAGAARSGATAPATSPDGIGLTSERVRARMAERVAASGVKHAGVLAALATVPRHGFVDAALANQAYEDAALPIGHGQTISKPSVVGRMIELLLAGGRPLEKVLEIGTGCGYQAAVLSCVARDVYSIERVRPLHERAKANLRPLRVPNIRLHYGDGRLGLPAVAPFDGIVIAAAGLEIPDALLDQLAVGARLVAPVGGEQQILTLIERVGARQWRETQLDRVLFVPLKSGII
- a CDS encoding peptidoglycan DD-metalloendopeptidase family protein; amino-acid sequence: MLAACASRQVGAPVVDRTVGGTTTDGSAASAAPVIDNTPVPAGYYRVKPGDRLYRIALENGQNYRDIARWNNIQNPDQIEVGQVLRVKPPGGDTGTPVPPPVASTPSTSNNPAAVPPAAVPPASAASAAPSAVSSGELQLSWPAKGPVVGRFDDSKNKGLNIGGEAGSPVYAAGAGKVVYSGAGLRGYGNLVIIKHDATFLTAYAHNRTLLVKEGDSVTRGQKIAEMGNSDADRVMLHFEVRRDGKPVDPMKYLPPQ
- the rpoS gene encoding RNA polymerase sigma factor RpoS — encoded protein: MLKRKRRTSQEEDLAAPEPDQDIDDRQSRQEEGVDDAFDAREAEDDDVSSSDTADAGDEGTGRKRKSADADDFGTVLQAELTADTVQHYLNRISVKPLLTPAEELDYSTRAQAGEFAARQVMIERNLRLVVSIAKGYLNRGVPLLDLIEEGNLGLMHAIEKFDPGRGFRFSTYATWWIRQSIERAIMNQARTVRLPVHVIRELNQVLRAKRHLEKSAAYIDGGEQREASIEDIADLTGKTPEEITDILALNEHVASLDAPLEIDPGSSLLDLLSDDHSEAPEQEVQHRELEDLMRLWLSRLSTKHRYVVERRFGLNRVEPATLEELADEMGLTRERVRQIQQEALVKLKRYFASNGVRKDAVL
- a CDS encoding 3'-5' exonuclease; translation: MSTPVLVFDIETIPDVDGLRRLEPAYADLSDDAVAEAAFAARREKVGHDFLPLHLQRVAAISCVFRDRDGFRVKSLGSLEDGEAALVSGFYRTIEKYAPQLVSWNGGGFDLPVLHYRAMIHGIAAPRYWDMGEDDREFKWNNYISRYHQRHLDLMDLLAMYQARANAPLDDLAKLCGFPGKLGMDGSKVWEAYRAGKLDEIRNYCETDVVNTYLVYCRYQLMRGGLRQEAYEQEIDFVKQSLAQEIAPHWKEYLDAWG
- a CDS encoding Bax inhibitor-1/YccA family protein, which produces MNQDFQRFGYSGTGGATTVQVRNKVLRNTYWLLALSMLPTIAGAWLGVTYGFALFAGSPMVSVIAFLAIAFGFMFAIERFKNSGVGVALLLGFTFFMGLMLTRLLSFVLGFSNGASLIMLAFGGTAVIFGVMASIATVSKRDFSGLGKWLFMGVLVILLASVANIWLQLPALMLTVSVLAIAIFSAYILFDVQRVVNGGETNYVTATLAIYLDLYNIFTNLLAILGVLGGNRN
- the ndk gene encoding nucleoside-diphosphate kinase codes for the protein MAVERTLSIIKPDAVAKNVIGQIYSRFEGAGLKIAAAKLVHLSRAEAEQFYAVHKERPFFKDLVDFMVSGPVMIQVLEGENAIAKNRELMGATDPKKAEKGTIRADFADSIDANAVHGSDAAETAAVEVAFFFPGMNVYAR
- the rlmN gene encoding 23S rRNA (adenine(2503)-C(2))-methyltransferase RlmN → MTNLTNLLDYDPDGLAAYCGTLGEKPFRARQLQRWIHQMGAADFDGMTDLAKSLREKLHTRATIAAPTIITDHVSTDGTRKWLLDVGNGNAVETVYIPEETRGTLCVSSQAGCAVNCRFCSTGKQGFSRNLSLGEIIGQLWMAEFALRRDLGREGKNERVITNVVMMGMGEPLLNFDNVVGAMRLMLDDNAYGLSRRRVTLSTSGVVPMMDRLGKELPVALAVSLHAPNDALRDVLVPLNKKYPLRELMGACERYLEVAPRDFITFEYCMLDGVNDTEAHARELVALTRDVPCKFNLIPFNPFPESGLLRSKDPQIKRFAQILLDAGLVTTVRKTRGDDIDAACGQLAGEVQDRTRLAQRGKFGKIAVEVRTV